Below is a window of Qipengyuania profundimaris DNA.
CCGAAGTCGAAGCGTTCACGCTCCGCCGCTCCGGCGCCGGCACCCGGCGCGATCTGCAACGCGTCGAGGAAGTTATTTGTAGCAGCAAGGGTCTGATACTGCGCAAACAATTGCGAGAAGCGTGCCGTTTCGAGACGCACCTGCGTGTTGTAACGCGTGTTCTGCGCATCGAGCACATCGAGCAGCGAACGCCTGCCGACATTGAACTGGCTTCTGTAAGACAGAAGGAGGTCGTCGCTGACCTGGCTCTGGCGGTCGAGGGCCTGAACCACCCGCCCCTGCGTTTCCAGCGCCTGCCAGGCGAGGCGAACGTCTTCCTCGGCCTGCCGCTGGCGATCGTGCAAGGCGTAGCGCGCCACGCTGGCCTGACGGATCGTCTCCTGCGCTCGGGCGTATTTGATGCCGCCATCGAAAATATTCCAGCGCATCACGACGCGCCCCTGGATATCGTTGGTCTCGCCGGCAAAACCGTCGATGTCCTCGCCCACGCGCCCTCTTACTTCGAGGCCGACGGTCGGCCAGTAGTCGCCCTCAGCCGACTTCACGAGCGCGTTGGCGGCATCGACGTCCGCCTGCGCTTCGCGAACCAGCGGGTTGCGCAGGCGCGCCTGCCCGACCGCCGTTTCGAGGCCGGGCGGCATCGCCGATGCGAGATTGGGCGGCATGGTTGCGCCTGTCACGTCCAGGCCGGTCAAGCGACGCAGGGTGATAAAGGCGTTCTGCAAACCCTGCAGCGCCTCTTCCTGCTGCACGAGCGCCGCTTGCAGCCGTTCTTCGGCCTGCTGGCGATCCGCGATGCTGATCGATCCCTGCTCCACCCCCTGGCCGAGATCGGCCACGAGGCTGCGATGAAACGCGGCGTTGTCCTGCGATGCAGCGGCAACGCGCTGCTGCAGCAGGACGTCGAGATACTGCCGCGCGACTTGCAGCGCGACGAATTCCGAACGCTCGACGACGCGCAGCGATGCACCGTCGACCCGTGCGGCCTGCCGCAGCAATTCACCGCGCCGCCGACCGAAGTCGAGCACGGTCCACTCGCCGGTGATCCCCGCTT
It encodes the following:
- a CDS encoding TolC family protein, whose protein sequence is MRKPTLIAIGAALLGGVAPAAMAQTAAVEAVPGDTQAVTMQEAIAVAMQSNPEILQAQFNKEAIEFEREQAQGLYYPRVDIEASAGVRRLENNTRRTLGIASDELYPLEAGITGEWTVLDFGRRRGELLRQAARVDGASLRVVERSEFVALQVARQYLDVLLQQRVAAASQDNAAFHRSLVADLGQGVEQGSISIADRQQAEERLQAALVQQEEALQGLQNAFITLRRLTGLDVTGATMPPNLASAMPPGLETAVGQARLRNPLVREAQADVDAANALVKSAEGDYWPTVGLEVRGRVGEDIDGFAGETNDIQGRVVMRWNIFDGGIKYARAQETIRQASVARYALHDRQRQAEEDVRLAWQALETQGRVVQALDRQSQVSDDLLLSYRSQFNVGRRSLLDVLDAQNTRYNTQVRLETARFSQLFAQYQTLAATNNFLDALQIAPGAGAGAAERERFDFGPPVPAELQRRVEPG